In Salinibacterium sp. dk2585, a single window of DNA contains:
- a CDS encoding sugar ABC transporter ATP-binding protein, whose product MSETSPAPVVEMRDISISFPGVKALDSVSFRMFPGEVHSLMGENGAGKSTLIKALTGVYPIDSGAIMLAGEPLSVNGPAQAQDAGISTVYQEVNLLSNLSVAENIMLGREPRRFGLIDWASTRRRAAEVLAGLNLDIDPASPLSSHSLAVQQLVAIARAIDIRAKVLILDEPTSSLDADEVAELFRVIRRLKDDGVAILFVSHFLDQVYEIADRLTVLRNGALVGEYRTEEILRIELVHKMIGKDIELLERLETRSKSLDSTDSAGSAPYLTAHEIGRKGSVEPTSLTIHQGEVVGLAGLLGSGRTELARLLSGADRAETGTLTVAGSQRRFRSPRAALKRRIAYSSEDRKREGIVDDLTVRDNIVLALQSDRGWFRPIPKRRRDELATSYISALGIRPADPNALVRNLSGGNQQKVLLARWLAVAPRLLILDEPTRGIDVGAKAEIQRLVANLAEEGMSVVFISAELEEVLRLSHRIAVMRDRRKVADFVNEDVTVGEIMTLIASGSEDDTDAVATTVGAGA is encoded by the coding sequence ATGAGCGAGACCAGCCCTGCCCCCGTCGTGGAGATGCGAGACATCTCGATCAGCTTCCCCGGCGTCAAGGCGCTCGATTCGGTGAGCTTTCGCATGTTCCCTGGCGAGGTCCATTCACTCATGGGCGAGAACGGGGCGGGCAAGTCCACCCTCATCAAGGCGCTGACCGGCGTCTACCCCATCGATTCCGGCGCCATCATGCTCGCGGGCGAGCCGCTCAGCGTGAACGGCCCGGCGCAGGCGCAGGATGCGGGAATCAGCACGGTCTACCAGGAGGTCAACCTGCTTTCCAACCTCTCGGTCGCCGAGAACATCATGCTCGGGCGGGAACCCCGTCGCTTCGGCCTGATCGACTGGGCGTCAACGCGGCGTCGTGCGGCGGAGGTGCTCGCGGGCCTCAACCTCGACATCGACCCCGCCTCCCCCCTCAGCTCGCACTCGCTCGCGGTGCAGCAGCTCGTCGCCATCGCTCGAGCCATTGACATTCGCGCCAAGGTACTGATCCTCGATGAGCCGACCTCGAGCCTCGATGCGGATGAGGTGGCCGAGCTCTTCCGCGTCATCCGCCGGCTCAAGGACGACGGGGTTGCAATCCTCTTCGTGAGCCACTTCCTCGACCAGGTCTACGAGATCGCCGACCGGCTCACGGTGCTGCGCAATGGAGCGCTCGTCGGCGAGTACCGCACCGAGGAGATCCTCCGCATCGAGCTCGTGCACAAGATGATTGGCAAGGACATCGAGCTGCTCGAGCGGCTCGAAACCCGTTCGAAGTCGCTCGACAGCACTGACTCCGCGGGAAGTGCGCCGTACCTCACTGCGCACGAGATTGGCCGCAAGGGCTCCGTCGAGCCAACCTCGCTCACCATCCACCAGGGAGAGGTCGTCGGCCTCGCTGGCCTCCTCGGCTCGGGCCGCACGGAACTTGCACGGCTCCTCTCGGGCGCCGACCGCGCCGAGACGGGAACCCTGACGGTCGCCGGAAGCCAGCGCCGCTTCCGCTCCCCGCGAGCGGCCCTCAAGAGGCGCATCGCGTATTCGAGCGAGGACCGCAAGCGTGAGGGCATCGTCGACGACCTGACGGTGCGCGACAACATCGTGCTGGCGCTGCAGAGCGACCGCGGCTGGTTTCGCCCGATCCCGAAGCGCAGGCGAGACGAACTGGCGACGAGCTACATCTCCGCCCTCGGCATCCGCCCGGCCGACCCCAACGCGCTCGTGCGCAACCTGAGCGGCGGCAACCAGCAGAAGGTGCTCCTCGCGAGATGGCTCGCGGTCGCGCCGCGGCTCCTGATCCTCGACGAGCCGACGCGAGGAATCGATGTCGGCGCGAAAGCGGAGATCCAGCGACTCGTCGCCAACCTCGCGGAGGAGGGCATGTCGGTCGTCTTTATCTCGGCGGAACTCGAAGAGGTGCTGCGCCTGAGCCACCGCATCGCCGTCATGCGCGACCGCCGCAAGGTCGCCGATTTCGTGAATGAAGACGTGACGGTCGGCGAGATCATGACCCTCATTGCGAGCGGCTCCGAGGACGACACGGATGCCGTCGCCACGACCGTGGGAGCCGGGGCATGA
- a CDS encoding ABC transporter substrate-binding protein has product MKKFTGVAATAAMLIALTGCAGGGDSGAQGGEGGNEDIVVGFAQVGAESGWRTANTTDIKRAFEEAGIELKFSDAQQKQENQIKALRSYIQQQVDVIAFSPVVESGWDTVLKEAKDAGIPVVLTDRAVDSEDESLYVSFLGSDFILEGERAGEWVNSEFADADQVNIVELQGTTGAAPANDRAEGFRNVVTDPKFEVVASQTGDFTRAGGKQVMEAFLKSNPDIDLVYAHNDDMGLGAIEAIEAAGLVPGEDITIVTVDAVKDGMQALADGKINFIVECSPLLGDQLVEIVQKVVAGEDVEKRIVTEETTFTQEQAVEALPNRQY; this is encoded by the coding sequence GCTGCGCCGGAGGCGGCGACTCTGGGGCACAGGGCGGAGAGGGCGGCAACGAAGACATCGTCGTCGGCTTCGCACAGGTCGGCGCCGAGAGCGGATGGCGCACCGCCAACACGACCGACATCAAGCGTGCCTTCGAGGAGGCGGGCATCGAGCTCAAGTTTTCCGACGCCCAGCAGAAGCAGGAGAACCAGATCAAGGCGCTCCGCAGCTACATCCAGCAGCAGGTCGACGTGATCGCGTTCTCCCCCGTCGTCGAGTCCGGCTGGGACACGGTGCTCAAGGAGGCCAAGGACGCTGGCATCCCCGTCGTGCTGACCGACCGCGCGGTCGACTCGGAGGATGAGTCGCTCTATGTCTCGTTCCTCGGCTCGGACTTTATCCTTGAGGGCGAGCGGGCCGGCGAGTGGGTCAACAGCGAGTTCGCCGACGCCGACCAGGTCAACATCGTCGAGCTGCAGGGCACGACGGGTGCGGCTCCCGCCAACGACCGCGCCGAAGGCTTCCGCAACGTCGTGACCGACCCGAAGTTCGAGGTCGTCGCCTCGCAGACGGGCGACTTCACGAGGGCCGGCGGCAAGCAGGTCATGGAGGCCTTCCTCAAGTCGAACCCCGACATCGACCTCGTCTACGCCCACAACGATGACATGGGCCTCGGCGCGATCGAGGCGATCGAGGCGGCCGGGTTGGTTCCGGGCGAGGACATCACGATCGTCACGGTCGACGCGGTCAAGGACGGCATGCAGGCCCTCGCCGATGGCAAGATCAACTTCATCGTGGAGTGCTCGCCGCTCCTCGGCGACCAGCTGGTCGAGATCGTGCAGAAGGTCGTCGCGGGCGAGGATGTCGAGAAGCGCATCGTGACGGAGGAGACGACGTTCACGCAGGAGCAGGCCGTCGAGGCCCTGCCCAACCGGCAGTACTAA